A section of the Telopea speciosissima isolate NSW1024214 ecotype Mountain lineage chromosome 3, Tspe_v1, whole genome shotgun sequence genome encodes:
- the LOC122654119 gene encoding uncharacterized protein LOC122654119 isoform X1, whose product MDGRGGCCIAQYAGGAYDTSKVDRIMLRFRPIAPKPVAGGAVSGSSKLEKNVDSVYKAGRSKRRYVRENNKRCNRKRRVLSEEKKDEDGGSEETSVVTLLPLLPEMPDRKETPVRNNYYSYSAPSDLDLKAAAPTSAISSPVQQNPPPIWLNFNNGPTKRSDREDGYGRMVVMPQPVRPVGSLVTVERVTEGYVDGEEGLGYTDEERRKNLERDTCPGFISDGVNRVEWTNEAYRKMIGEGDEREMREGDLHQIVWLVMKERLPLMYTAFACRVRLQYTCRKERHSLTVPCDVWRMDGGGFAWRLDVKAALCLGR is encoded by the exons aTGGATGGTAGGGGAGGTTGCTGCATCGCACAGTACGCAGGGGGTGCATACGATACGTCGAAAGTCGATCGTATAATGCTGAGATTTCGGCCGATCGCGCCTAAACCGGTTGCCGGAGGGGCTGTTTCCGGAAGCTCTAAACTGGAGAAAAACGTCGATAGTGTGTATAAGGCGGGGAGATCGAAGAGGAGGTACGTGAGAGAGAACAACAAAAGATGTAATAGGAAGAGAAGGGTATTAtcggaagagaagaaggatgagGATGGTGGTTCGGAGGAAACTAGCGTTGTAACGCTGTTACCTCTTCTACCCGAGATGCCGGACCGGAAGGAGACACCCGTAAGGAACAACTACTACTCATACTCAGCACCGTCTGATCTCGATCTGAAGGCAGCGGCACCAACATCAGCCATATCAAGTCCGGTCCAACAAAATCCACCACCGATCTGGCTGAATTTCAACAACGGTCCAACAAAAAGGTCTGACCGGGAGGATGGATATGGTAGGATGGTGGTGATGCCACAGCCTGTAAGGCCGGTGGGGTCGTTGGTGACGGTGGAGAGGGTGACGGAAGGGTATGTGGATGGGGAAGAAGGTTTGGGGTATACAGAtgaggagagaaggaagaatctGGAGAGGGACACGTGTCCAGGGTTCATATCAGATGGTGTGAATAGGGTGGAGTGGACGAACGAGGCGTACAGGAAAATGATCGGAGAAGGGGATGAGAGGGAGATGAGAGAGGGTGATCTTCATCAGATAGTGTGGCTGGTGATGAAAGAGAGGTTGCCTTTGATGTATACGGCATTTGCATGTCGGGTGAGACTGCAGTATACGTGTAGGAAGGAGAGGCACTCTCTGACGGTGCCTTGTGATGTGTGGAGAATGGACGGTGGAGGCTTTGCATGGAGGTTGGACGTCAAGGCTGCTCTGTGTTTGGGTCG GTGA
- the LOC122654119 gene encoding uncharacterized protein LOC122654119 isoform X2: MDGRGGCCIAQYAGGAYDTSKVDRIMLRFRPIAPKPVAGGAVSGSSKLEKNVDSVYKAGRSKRRYVRENNKRCNRKRRVLSEEKKDEDGGSEETSVVTLLPLLPEMPDRKETPVRNNYYSYSAPSDLDLKAAAPTSAISSPVQQNPPPIWLNFNNGPTKRSDREDGYGRMVVMPQPVRPVGSLVTVERVTEGYVDGEEGLGYTDEERRKNLERDTCPGFISDGVNRVEWTNEAYRKMIGEGDEREMREGDLHQIVWLVMKERLPLMYTAFACRVRLQYTCRKERHSLTVPCDVWRMDGGGFAWRLDVKAALCLGR, translated from the coding sequence aTGGATGGTAGGGGAGGTTGCTGCATCGCACAGTACGCAGGGGGTGCATACGATACGTCGAAAGTCGATCGTATAATGCTGAGATTTCGGCCGATCGCGCCTAAACCGGTTGCCGGAGGGGCTGTTTCCGGAAGCTCTAAACTGGAGAAAAACGTCGATAGTGTGTATAAGGCGGGGAGATCGAAGAGGAGGTACGTGAGAGAGAACAACAAAAGATGTAATAGGAAGAGAAGGGTATTAtcggaagagaagaaggatgagGATGGTGGTTCGGAGGAAACTAGCGTTGTAACGCTGTTACCTCTTCTACCCGAGATGCCGGACCGGAAGGAGACACCCGTAAGGAACAACTACTACTCATACTCAGCACCGTCTGATCTCGATCTGAAGGCAGCGGCACCAACATCAGCCATATCAAGTCCGGTCCAACAAAATCCACCACCGATCTGGCTGAATTTCAACAACGGTCCAACAAAAAGGTCTGACCGGGAGGATGGATATGGTAGGATGGTGGTGATGCCACAGCCTGTAAGGCCGGTGGGGTCGTTGGTGACGGTGGAGAGGGTGACGGAAGGGTATGTGGATGGGGAAGAAGGTTTGGGGTATACAGAtgaggagagaaggaagaatctGGAGAGGGACACGTGTCCAGGGTTCATATCAGATGGTGTGAATAGGGTGGAGTGGACGAACGAGGCGTACAGGAAAATGATCGGAGAAGGGGATGAGAGGGAGATGAGAGAGGGTGATCTTCATCAGATAGTGTGGCTGGTGATGAAAGAGAGGTTGCCTTTGATGTATACGGCATTTGCATGTCGGGTGAGACTGCAGTATACGTGTAGGAAGGAGAGGCACTCTCTGACGGTGCCTTGTGATGTGTGGAGAATGGACGGTGGAGGCTTTGCATGGAGGTTGGACGTCAAGGCTGCTCTGTGTTTGGGTCGGTAA
- the LOC122653746 gene encoding nucleoside diphosphate kinase 2, chloroplastic-like yields MEALAVFGGSPCVSTSSLQSASATTKRSGSLSCTHNLTLRTRHLSAFHGSPSLFLCSPTLSHAKRRARKIRPNIFLPHLIDSMEDVEETTYITVKPDGVQRGLVGEIISRFEKKGSKLTGLKPFQCPKELAEEHYKDLQAKPFFPKLIQCITSDPVVCMAWEGVGVVGSARKLIGATNPLQAEPGTIR; encoded by the exons ATGGAAGCTCTAGCGGTCTTTGGAGGAAGTCCTTGTGTTTCAACTTCATCTCTTCAGTCAGCTTCAGCTACGACTAAAAGGAGTGGGAGCTTATCTTGCACCCACAATCTGACTCTGCGCACTCGCCATCTTTCTGCATTCCATGGGtctccttcccttttcttgTGTTCCCCAACTCTTTCCCATGCTAAAAGGCGAGCCAGGAAGATCAGACCCAATATCTTCCTTCCTCACTTGATTGATTCCATG GAAGATGTTGAAGAGACAACATACATAACGGTGAAGCCCGATGGCGTCCAACGTGGCCTG GTTGGAGAGATAATTTCTCGGTTTGAGAAGAAGGGGTCTAAATTGACTGGCTTGAAACCTTTCCAATGTCCCAAGGAATTGGCCGAG GAGCATTATAAGGATCTTCAGGCCAAGCCATTTTTTCCTAAGCTTATCCAATGCATCACTTCTGACCCAGTTGTGTGCATG GCTTGGGAGGGTGTTGGTGTTGTTGGTTCTGCACGTAAACTTATCGGGGCAACAAATCCTCTTCAAGCTGAACCAGGCACCATtagatag